A single genomic interval of Pyrus communis chromosome 5, drPyrComm1.1, whole genome shotgun sequence harbors:
- the LOC137733614 gene encoding uncharacterized protein — protein MEIELEPRVKPLEYKVKAMSRESPSQKAGHVLDADLRSHWSTATNTKEWILLELNEPCLLSHIRIYNKSVLEWEISVGLRYKPETFVKVRPRCEAPRRDMIYPMNYTPCRYVRISCLRGNPISIFFIQLIGVSVAGLEPEFQHVVNHLLPSIISHKQDAQDMHLQLLKDMTSRLVVFLPQLEADLSSFVDSAESNLRFLAMLAGPFYPILNLGNERTAAKSLGNISDSEVSKNSQPSSSLTVSSNFEPRRSRSTLPFVLSTSSSIVFRADAIFLLLRKAYKDSDLGIVCRMAARILHKLIEPVPAHEGSASPREVTSEDEAAKSEITNPAPLVDYSNLFGEEFQLPDDHWDSSSLNILDIGAVEEGILHVLYACASQPLLCSKLADRTSDFWSALPLVQALLPALRPSVSRPSDIVDDSFSPWKQPIVQQALSQIVATSSSSLYRPLLHACAGYLSSYSPSHAKAACVLIDLCCGVLAPWLGQVVAKVDLAVELLEDLLGVIQGARHSLPCARAALKYFVLALSGHLDDMLGKYKEVKHRILFLVEMLEPFLDPAVGRLKGKIAFGDLSSAYPEKQEENCVIALNVIRTAVQKPAVLPSLESEWRRGTVAPSVLLSVLEPHMQLPPEIDLRTSPASKPLQPEFSSSLSHSSVSHHGVASSKSNSHDEFDGKTDVSDTAVKIDISEDVNLLFSPPELHNIVLTNISSGPNDNSSVSKHGDGGSEPKHVGKNFPHQFQTDLKLDSGFSAEYFNLQADYFQLISYQDCELRASEFRRLALDLHSQNEITVESHDAAIDALLLAAECYVNPFFMMSFRGSPKLMKEINTNGTRTPQNHETGMQMLAEKSKSELETIALLERKRDKTVLQILLEAAELDRKYREQVSDAGISPYCTAGFDEQVIMVSALDVQSADAITLVRQNQALLCCFLVQRLQREQHSMHEILMQCMIFLLNSATKLCCAPEHVIDIALGSAEHLNGMLRSLYYQFKDGNLQLEPETIHGIQRRWILLQRLVISSSGGDEEADFAINKSCFRYGNLIPPSAWMQRISTFSRSTFPLVRFLGWMAVSRNARQYMNDQLFLASDLPQLTYLLSVFSDELSLVDNVVNRKYEESGGNIVSASIKGFKIDDQQHRDQSFRVIYPDLSKFFPNMKKQFEAFGETILEAVALQLRSLSSSMVPDILCWFSELCSWPFLYTEQLSARNSYDNLKGYVSKNAKAIILYTLEAIITEHMEAMVPEIPKVVQVLASLCRASYCEVSFLDSVLRLLKPIISYSLCKVCDEERSLVDDSCVNFESLCFDELFNDIKQAANEDNSMEKVYNRGLTIFILASVFPDLSGQSRREMLQSLIFWADFTAFEPTSSFHNYLCAFQSVLESCKLLLVQTLRFFGVIPLELPTDVSNGSSLESHLWFVNDVYPSAGQDKVSEKLNGNNVDADIVNKRVYHLFPTEIEEFSRHLEVLIVKLYSTTELCWNLHHQLSKKITIISTECLMYSRCLASIAKRVNNAQENDSEISFPSTSADQFLDHWRYGLEVISETILTLQKNSCWEVASVMLDCLLAVPHKFALNSVIGSICSAIKNSSCDAPKIAWRFQSDKWLLIMLTRGVHSLKECEVPLVDLFCTMLGHPEPEQRSIALKLLGKLAGQDLSGASDLQSSMLYKNLVSPGLVTSVPESIISHLVSSTWDLVVVLASSDASLLVRTRAMALLVDYIPFAERRLLQSFLAATDSIHGLGELSRSSCEGPSLRLSLALIAGACLYCPDEDISLIPRNVWKNIETLALSKTDGRSGGVEKRACQVLCRLRNEGDAAKEVLREVLSSSSSKQFDPDFESTRESVLQVLASLTSATSYFDIFSNKIDQEVMELEEAELELDILQKEHALQESPNDSKDAHRIPSLSSPLKDDARLQQIKDCIHSLEKSKLREDIVARRQKKLLMRRDRQKYLEEAALREAELLQELDRERAAEVEKDIERQRLLEIERAKTRELRQNLEMEKERQTQRELQRELEQAEAGVRPSRRDFSSTYSSRPRDRYRERENGRAGSDGSTRSSTGNLQLETSTTSSSMGTMPTVVLSGSRQFSSQPTILQSRDRLDDGGSGYEENLDGSKDSGDTGSVGDPDSVSAFDVQPGGYGSGQRHGSRGSKSRQVVERRERDGRREGKWERKHL, from the exons ATGGAGATAGAGTTGGAGCCGAGGGTGAAACCTCTGGAATACAAAGTCAAGGCAATGTCACGTGAGTCGCCGTCCCAGAAGGCCGGTCACGTGCTCGACGCCGACCTCCGCTCCCACTGGTCCACCGCCACCAACACTAAGGAGTGGATTCTTCTCGAACTAAAC GAACCTTGCTTGCTATCGCACATACGAATTTACAACAAGTCTGTGCTGGAATGGGAGATTTCTGTTGGCTTACGCTACAAG CCAGAGACATTTGTAAAAGTTCGCCCACGTTGTGAAGCACCGCGACGCGACATGATATATCCAATGAACTATACTCCCTGCCGCTACGTGCGAATTTCTTGTTTGAGGGGAAATCCTATATCTATTTTCTTCATACAG CTTATTGGGGTTTCAGTGGCTGGCCTGGAGCCAGAGTTTCAACATGTGGTTAACCACCTGTTGCCATCTATTATATCTCACAAACAAGATGCTCAGGATATGCATCTTCAG TTGCTTAAAGACATGACAAGTCGGTTGGTTGTGTTCCTTCCCCAACTTGAG GCAGACCTTAGCAGTTTTGTGGATTCTGCTGAATCTAACTTACGCTTTCTTGCTATGCTTGCTGGTCCTTTCTATCCAATACTTAATCTTGGGAATGAAAG GACAGCTGCAAAGTCTTTGGGCAATATCTCAGATTCTGAAGTTTCTAAAAATAGCCAGCCGTCATCATCCCTAACCGTGTCTTCTAATTTTGAG CCACGGAGATCACGCAGCACTTTACCTTTTGTCCTATCGACATCCAGTTCTATAGTATTCAGGGCAGATGCAATTTTTCTGCTGTTGAGAAAGGCATATAAAGATTCTGATCTAGGAATCGTTTGCAGAATG GCTGCAAGAATTTTACATAAGCTTATAGAGCCTGTTCCAGCACATGAAGGATCGGCATCTCCTCGTGAAGTGACATCTGAAGATGAAGCAGCAAAGTCTGAAATAACTAATCCTGCTCCTTTAGTTGATTACTCAAACTTGTTTGGGGAAGAATTCCAGTTGCCGGATGATCATTGGGACTCAAGCTCTCTTAACATCTTGGATATAGGAGCAGTGGAGGAAGGGATTTTACATGTTCTTTATGCGTGTGCGTCACAG CCTCTTCTCTGCAGCAAATTAGCTGATAGGACTTCTGACTTCTGGTCTGCGTTACCGCTAGTTCAAGCGTTACTTCCAG CACTTCGTCCCTCTGTTAGCCGTCCTTCTGACATTGTTGATGACAGTTTCTCTCCATGGAAACAACCAATTGTGCAACAAGCCCTCTCTCAG ATCGTAGCAACATCGTCCTCATCATTATACCGTCCACTTCTTCATGCCTGTGCCGGCTATTTATCTTCATATTCACCTTCACAT GCTAAGGCtgcatgtgttttaattgatctGTGTTGTGGTGTGCTAGCACCTTGGCTAGGTCAAGTTGTTGCAAAG GTTGATCTGGCTGTAGAGCTTCTAGAAGACCTTTTGGGTGTAATTCAG GGTGCTCGCCATTCCCTGCCTTGTGCTCGTGCTGCCTTAAAATACTTTGTTCTGGCTCTCTCTGGTCATTTGGATGATATGCTAGGAAAGTATAAG GAAGTCAAGCACAGGATACTCTTTCTTGTGGAGATGCTAGAGCCTTTCCTTGATCCTGCTGTAGGCAGATTGAAGGGGAAAATAGCCTTTGGAGATCTATCTTCTGCATATCCAGAAAAGCAGGAAGAGAATTGTGTTATTGCCCTCAATGTTATTCGTACGGCAGTGCAGAAACCAGCAGTTCTCCCTTCATTGGAATCTGAATGGAGGCGTGGAACAGTTGCTCCTAG TGTGTTACTCTCGGTATTGGAACCTCACATGCAGTTACCTCCTGAAATCGATCTTCGTACATCTCCTGCCTCCAAACCACTGCAACCTGAATTTTCATCTAGTTTATCCCATTCTTCAGTTTCTCACCATGGGGTAGCATCTTCAAAATCAAACAGCCACGATGAATTTGATGGGAAGACAGATGTTTCTGATACAGCTGTAAAAATTGACATTTCAGAAGACGTCAATCTTCTTTTTTCTCCTCCAGAACTGCACAACATTGTACTGACAAATATATCCAGTGGTCCCAATGACAACAGCTCTGTCTCTAAGCATGGGGATGGTGGATCTGAACCAAAACATGTTGGGAAAAATTTTCCACACCAGTTTCAAACTGACTTAAAACTAGATTCTGGTTTCTCAGCGGAATATTTCAACTTGCAGGCCGATTATTTTCAACTTATAAGCTATCAAGACTGCGAGCTCAGGGCTTCTGAATTCCGTCGTTTGGCCTTAGACTTGCATTCACAGAACGAGATTACTGTTGAGAGTCATGATGCTGCTATAGATGCTTTGCTCTTGGCAGCAGAGTGCTATGTCAATCCATTTTTTATGATGTCTTTCAGAGGCAGTCCAAAGTTAATGAAGGAAATAAACACTAATGGGACTAGGACTCCACAAAATCATGAAACGGGGATGCAAATGCTCGCTGAAAAGTCTAAGAGTGAATTAGAAACCATAGCTCTTCTTGAAAGGAAAAGAGACAAAACTGTTCTTCAAATTCTGCTTGAGGCTGCAGAGTTAGACAGGAAATATCGAGAACAAGTTTCAGATGCAGGAATTAGTCCGTACTGCACTGCAGGATTTGATGAACAAGTCATTATGGTGTCTGCCCTTGATGTACAATCTGCAGATGCCATCACCTTGGTTCGACAAAATCAAGCTTTGTTGTGCTGCTTTCTGGTCCAACGATTGCAAAGGGAGCAGCACTCAATGCATGAAATTCTTATGCAGTGCAtgatatttttgttgaattCTGCTACCAAGCTATGCTGTGCTCCAGAACATGTGATTGACATTGCATTAGGATCTGCTGAGCACTTAAATGGGATGCTCAGATCCTTGTATTACCAGTTCAAAGATGGCAATCTGCAGTTGGAGCCGGAAACAATACATGGGATACAACGACGGTGGATACTTCTTCAAAGATTGGTAATTTCTTCAAGTGGTGGTGATGAGGAAGCAGACTTTGCAATCAATAAAAGTTGTTTTCGTTATGGAAATCTGATTCCACCTTCAGCCTGGATGCAGAGGATATCTACGTTTTCCAGATCCACATTCCCTCTTGTTCGATTTCTTGGTTGGATGGCAGTATCTCGTAATGCAAGACAGTACATGAATGATCAGCTTTTTCTTGCTTCGGATCTACCACAGCTGACGTACTTATTATCTGTATTTTCAGATGAACTTTCTTTAGTGGATAATGTTGTCAATCGAAAATATGAAGAATCAGGAGGCAACATTGTTTCTGCATCCATTAAAGGATTTAAAATTGATGATCAGCAACATCGGGACCAATCTTTTCGTGTCATCTATCCTGACCTCTCTAAGTTCTTTCCCAATATGAAAAAGCAATTTGAAGCTTTTGGAGAAACCATTTTGGAGGCTGTTGCACTGCAGTTGAGGTCCCTTTCTTCGAGTATGGTGCCTGATATTTTGTGTTGGTTCTCTGAGTTGTGTTCATGGCCATTTCTTTATACAGAGCAGCTTTCTGCACGAAACAGTTATGACAATTTGAAAGGTTATGTTTCAAAGAATGCCAAAGCAATCATCCTTTATACACTTGAAGCCATCATAACTGAGCACATGGAGGCAATGGTGCCTGAGATACCTAAAGTGGTGCAAGTGCTGGCATCCCTTTGTAGGGCATCTTACTGCGAAGTATCATTTCTGGATTCTGTATTGCGTTTGTTGAAACCAATTATCTCGTATTCTTTATGTAAGGTGTGCGATGAGGAAAGGTCATTGGTTGATGATTCATGTGTTAATTTTGAGTCATTATGCTTTGATGAGCTTTTCAATGACATCAAGCAGGCAGCAAATGAAGATAATTCTATGGAAAAAGTGTATAACAGAGGATTGACAATTTTCATTTTGGCGTCTGTCTTTCCTGATTTATCTGGTCAGAGTAGGAGGGAAATGCTGCAGTCCCTGATTTTTTGGGCCGATTTTACTGCCTTTGAGCCAACTTCTTCTTTCCACAATTACCTTTGTGCATTCCAGAGTGTTCTGGAGAGTTGCAAACTTCTGTTAGTTCAGACTTTACGATTCTTTGGTGTCATCCCACTGGAGCTGCCCACTGATGTTTCAAACGGTAGTAGTTTGGAGTCACATTTGTGGTTCGTCAATGATGTCTACCCGAGCGCTGGTCAAGATAAGGTTTCCGAGAAGTTGAATGGTAATAATGTTGATGCTGATATTGTGAACAAAAGGGTCTATCATTTATTTCCCACGGAGATAGAAGAATTCTCAAGACACTTGGAGGTTCTCATTGTTAAGCTTTACTCAACGACTGAGCTGTGTTGGAATCTTCATCATCAACTATCTAAGAAGATTACTATTATATCAACAGAGTGTCTTATGTACTCAAGATGCTTGGCATCAATTGCAAAAAGAGTCAACAACGCTCAAGAAAATGACTCTGAAATTTCTTTCCCATCTACTTCAGCTGACCAGTTCCTTGATCATTGGAGGTATGGCTTAGAAGTAATTTCTGAGACCATCCTGACCCTTCAGAAAAACAGCTGCTGGGAAGTTGCATCTGTCATGCTTGATTGCCTACTTGCTGTGCCCCATAAGTTTGCCCTTAATAGTGTGATTGGCTCCATCTGTTCTGCAATAAAGAACAGTTCTTGCGATGCACCGAAAATTGCTTGGCGATTTCAAAGTGATAAATGGTTATTGATTATGCTTACTAGAGGTGTCCATTCCCTTAAGGAATGTGAGGTTCCTCTTGTTGATTTGTTCTGTACAATGCTGGGTCATCCTGAACCTGAGCAACGATCTATAGCGCTTAAGCTCTTGGGAAAGCTTGCTGGCCAAGATTTGAGTGGGGCAAGTGACCTTCAGTCTTCCATGCTCTACAAAAATTTAGTTTCACCTGGTTTAGTTACATCTGTTCCCGAGTCAATAATCTCTCATTTGGTTTCAAGTACATGGGATCTGGTGGTTGTGCTGGCATCATCTGATGCATCATTACTTGTAAGGACTCGTGCGATGGCACTTCTTGTAGATTATATCCCATTTGCTGAGCGACGTCTATTACAGTCATTTCTCGCTGCAACTGATAGTATTCATGGTTTGGGAGAGCTTTCCCGTTCTAGTTGTGAGGGCCCATCGCTGAGGCTTTCATTAGCACTGATTGCTGGTGCTTGTCTATACTGTCCAGATGAAGATATCTCTCTGATTCCTCGAAATGTTTGGAAGAATATTGAGACTCTAGCATTGTCAAAAACTG ATGGCAGGTCTGGGGGTGTCGAGAAAAGGGCTTGCCAAGTCTTGTGTAGATTAAGAAATGAAGGGGATGCAGCTAAAGAG GTCCTGAGAGAAGTGTTATCTTCAAGCTCTTCAAAACAATTTGACCCAGATTTTGAAAGTACTCGTGAGTCTGTTCTTCAG GTCCTTGCCAGTTTAACTTCAGCAACATCGTACTTCGACATTTTCTCAAACAAAATTGACCAAGAAGTCATG GAACTAGAGGAGGCTGAATTGGAATTGGATATTCTTCAGAAAGAGCATGCATTACAAGAATCACCTAACGATTCTAAAGATGCACACCGGATTCCTTCTTTAAGCT CTCCTCTGAAAGATGATGCACGGCTTCAGCAAATCAAGGATTGCATTCATTCCTT AGAAAAGTCCAAGCTACGTGAAGACATAGTCGCCCGCAGGCAGAAAAAACTTCTCATGAGACGTGACCGGCAGAAGTATTTGGAGGAGGCAGCTTTACGAGAAGCTGAGCTACTTCAAGAACTTGACAG GGAGAGAGCAGCTGAAGTTGAAAAGGATATCGAGAGGCAGAGATTGCTAGAAATTGAGCGTGCAAAAACGAGGGAGCTGCGACAAAACCTCGAGATGGAGAAAGAAAGGCAAACACAG AGAGAGCTTCAGCGTGAACTAGAACAGGCTGAAGCAGGAGTACGACCATCACGACGCGACTTCTCCTCTACTTACAGCAG TCGGCCCCGAGATAGGTATCGTGAAAGAGAAAATGGAAGAGCGGGTAGTGACGGTAGCACAAGATCAAGTACCGGAAACTTGCAGCTCGAAACTTCAACTACCAGTTCTTCCATGGGGACCATGCCAACTGTGGTTCTGTCTGGGTCCCGGCAATTTTCAAGCCAGCCTACGATTTTACAATCACGTGATCGTCTGGATGATGGCGGCAGTGGTTATGAAGAAAATCTGGATGGAAGCAAGGACTCTGGTGACACGGGTAGTGTTGGAGATCCGGACTCGGTATCAGCATTTGACGTACAACCTGGTGGATATGGGTCAGGTCAGAGGCATGGTTCTAGGGGGAGCAAATCCAGGCAGGTAGTGGAGCGGAGGGAACGCGATGGTAGACGAGAAGGAAAATGGGAAAGGAAACATTTATGA